In Aegilops tauschii subsp. strangulata cultivar AL8/78 chromosome 3, Aet v6.0, whole genome shotgun sequence, one genomic interval encodes:
- the LOC141020508 gene encoding pentatricopeptide repeat-containing protein At2g22410, mitochondrial-like: protein MMETIKKLHGHLIVSGLHNCQYAMSKILRFYAILQPDLVLAHKVYGQIEAPTTYLRNIILRGLAQSDAPEDAIAFYKKARGKCMEPDNLTFPFVVKACARIGALKEGKQMHNHVLKFGLLSDIFVSNSLIHLYAACGDLCCARSVFDEMLVKDVVSWNSLICGYSRRNRLKEVLKLFKLMHDEGVRADKVTMAKVVSACTRLGDWSMADCLVKYIEDYCIEVDVYLGNTLIDYYGRRGQLQSAEKIFFNMKDRDTVTMNAMITAYAKAGDLVSARRLFEEISGKDLISWSSMISGYSQASQFSDALELFREMQRAKVKPDAVVLASVLSACAHLGALDLGKWIHDYMRRHGIEADTILHNSLIDMYAKCGSTKEALQVFREMKEKDTLSWNSIIMGMANNGAEEEALSAFHAMIAEGFRPNEVTFLGVLIACANAELVEEGLGHFESMRSVHGVEPQMKHYGVVVDLLGRAGRLTKALRFVAEMPVAPELVVYRILLGAARTHGDLGVAEVVAERLRELDGGNSGDYTLMSNAYAGADRWSDAMEVRQRMEDSRVRKLPACSVVDC from the coding sequence ATGATGGAAACCATAAAGAAGCTTCATGGCCATCTCATTGTTTCTGGGCTGCACAACTGCCAATATGCAATGTCTAAGATTCTCAGATTCTATGCTATTCTACAACCAGATTTGGTTCTTGCTCATAAAGTATATGGGCAGATTGAAGCACCAACAACTTACCTTCGGAATATCATACTCAGGGGGCTTGCTCAAAGCGATGCACCAGAAGATGCAATTGCTTTCTACAAGAAGGCTCGAGGAAAATGTATGGAGCCGGACAACCTGACGTTCCCATTTGTAGTGAAGGCTTGTGCAAGGATTGGTGCTCTTAAGGAAGGGAAACAGATGCACAACCATGTACTGAAATTCGGGCTTCTTTCGGATATCTTCGTTTCCAATTCGCTGATTCATCTGTATGCTGCCTGTGGTGATTTGTGCTGTGCAAGATCTGTTTTCGATGAGATGCTGGTTAAGGATGTGGTGTCCTGGAACTCTTTGATATGTGGATATAGCCGGCGCAATAGATTAAAAGAGGTTTTGAAGTTATTCAAGTTGATGCACGACGAAGGAGTTAGAGCTGATAAGGTCACTATGGCCAAGGTTGTTTCTGCGTGCACTCGTCTAGGAGATTGGAGCATGGCAGATTGCTTGGTCAAGTACATAGAGGATTACTGCATAGAGGTGGATGTCTACTTGGGCAATACTTTGATAGATTACTATGGCAGACGTGGGCAGCTGCAATCGGCAGAAAAGATTTTCTTTAACATGAAGGATAGGGACACCGTGACAATGAATGCGATGATCACCGCATATGCAAAAGCTGGGGATCTGGTTTCGGCAAGAAGATTATTCGAGGAAATTTCTGGCAAAGATCTGATCTCATGGAGCTCTATGATATCTGGATATTCGCAAGCTAGTCAGTTCTCTGACGCCTTGGAACTCTTCAGGGAGATGCAGAGAGCCAAGGTGAAACCGGACGCTGTCGTGCTCGCGAGCGTACTCTCTGCCTGCGCGCACCTAGGCGCTCTCGATCTCGGCAAGTGGATCCACGACTACATGAGGCGACACGGGATCGAAGCCGACACCATCCTGCACAATTCTCTGATCGACATGTACGCGAAATGCGGAAGCACCAAGGAGGCGCTGCAGGTCTTCAGAGAAATGAAAGAGAAGGACACCCTGTCATGGAACTCGATCATAATGGGGATGGCCAACAACGGCGCCGAGGAGGAAGCTCTGAGCGCCTTCCATGCCATGATCGCCGAAGGGTTCAGGCCGAACGAGGTCACCTTCCTCGGCGTGCTGATCGCGTGCGCCAACGCGGAGCTCGTCGAGGAGGGACTCGGCCACTTCGAGAGCATGAGGTCGGTCCACGGCGTGGAGCCGCAGATGAAGCACTATGGCGTAGTCGTCGACCTCCTGGGGCGCGCCGGTCGGCTGACGAAGGCGCTGAGGTTCGTCGCCGAGATGCCCGTCGCTCCTGAGCTCGTCGTCTACAGGATACTGCTGGGGGCGGCCAGAACGCACGGCGATTTGGGCGTCGCCGAGGTGGTCGCCGAGAGGCTCAGGGAACTGGACGGCGGGAACAGCGGGGACTACACGCTGATG
- the LOC109766750 gene encoding pentatricopeptide repeat-containing protein At1g09220, mitochondrial: MARFPADLLRQGCAPFHAAAAAAHARGLVALLLRHQAERRPLLQIHAQLVARQVFDRRPTPWHALLKAYSRGPLPQEALSLFRDARRHAADDTYAFVHALGACAALAWPRAAAQLHGLAVRKGFEFHAYVHTALVNAYVVCGCLAESRGAFDEMPAKNAVTWNVMITGFAARGEVEYARLLFERMPCRNIVSWTGMIDGYTRSCRSVEAVALFRRMMAEGIDPSEITVLAVVPAVSNIGRILLGETLHGYCEKKGLLVLDIRVGNSLIDLYAKIGSIKNSLKIFHEMLDGRNLVSWTSIISGFAMHGLSTEAVELFAEMRRAGIRPDRVTFLSVLSACNHGGLVEQGVLFFKTMVYEYSLTPEIKHFGCIIDMLGRAGRLYEAEQVISGLPMEVNSVIWRTLLGCCSKYGEVEMAERAMKKILDIERESGGDFVVVSNMLTEHGRFSDAERARKLVDEMNTVKVPGLALVGESQ, from the coding sequence ATGGCGCGGTTCCCGGCTGACCTCCTGAGGCAGGGATGCGCGCCCTtccatgccgccgccgccgccgcccacgcccgGGGCCTGGTCGCCCTCCTCCTGAGGCACCAGGCGGAGAGGCGCCCGCTCCTCCAGATCCACGCCCAGCTCGTTGCCCGCCAGGTGTTCGACCGGCGGCCCACGCCGTGGCACGCGCTCCTCAAGGCCTACTCCCGCGGCCCTCTCCCGCAGGAGGCCCTGAGCCTCTTCAGGGACGCACGCCGGCACGCGGCCGACGACACCTACGCCTTCGTGCACGCCCTTGGGGCCTGCGCGGCCCTGGCGTGGCCGCGGGCTGCCGCGCAGCTGCACGGGCTTGCCGTCCGCAAGGGGTTCGAGTTCCACGCCTATGTGCACACCGCCCTGGTCAACGCCTATGTTGTGTGCGGGTGCCTGGCGGAATCTCGTGGTGCGTTCGACGAGATGCCGGCGAAGAATGCGGTTACTTGGAACGTGATGATCACCGGGTTTGCTGCGCGGGGCGAGGTTGAGTACGCCAGGCTGCTCTTTGAGCGGATGCCCTGTAGGAATATTGTCTCGTGGACCGGGATGATTGATGGGTACACGCGCTCCTGCCGCTCGGTAGAGGCCGTTGCTCTCTTTCGCCGCATGATGGCAGAAGGCATTGATCCAAGCGAGATAACCGTGTTAGCGGTTGTGCCTGCGGTATCTAATATTGGAAGGATTCTTTTGGGCGAGACATTGCACGGCTATTGTGAGAAGAAGGGTCTTCTTGTGTTGGATATCCGAGTTGGGAATTCGCTCATAGACCTGTATGCCAAGATTGGGTCTATAAAGAACTCCCTCAAGATTTTCCATGAAATGCTGGATGGGAGAAACTTGGTGTCATGGACATCAATAATTTCAGGTTTTGCAATGCACGGGTTGTCAACTGAGGCAGTTGAACTGTTTGCAGAGATGAGAAGAGCTGGAATCAGGCCTGACAGAGTCACCTTCTTAAGTGTTCTCAGTGCTTGCAACCATGGTGGGCTGGTCGAGCAAGGAGTACTGTTTTTCAAAACCATGGTGTATGAATACAGTCTAACTCCAGAGATCAAGCATTTTGGGTGTATCATAGACATGCTAGGGAGGGCTGGACGGTTATATGAGGCCGAGCAAGTAATAAGTGGTCTGCCAATGGAGGTTAATTCAGTCATATGGAGGACACTGCTGGGTTGTTGCAGCAAGTATGGGGAAGTGGAGATGGCGGAGAGGGCAATGAAGAAGATACTAGACATCGAAAGAGAATCTGGAGGTGATTTTGTGGTGGTATCCAATATGCTCACTGAGCATGGAAGGTTTAGTGATGCTGAAAGAGCACGGAAGCTAGTAGATGAGATGAATACTGTTAAGGTTCCTGGGCTTGCTTTGGTTGGTGAGAGTCAGTAA